A genome region from Pelodiscus sinensis isolate JC-2024 chromosome 27, ASM4963464v1, whole genome shotgun sequence includes the following:
- the ELF3 gene encoding ETS-related transcription factor Elf-3, with amino-acid sequence MAGSCEISNIFSNYISAMYQPEEAQPPLELLAHLGKEDSLVPPAESPEKPAWFSEFPYLWSKAQVLEWISYHVEKNKYDASAINFSCCNMDGYTLCHCTQEQLRLVFGPLGDELYSRLHEIISVSDELSWIIDLLEKDDASSQEIFLNSGASELGNSCTKESLEEMKSANPFYQADLSYFSGALSPGSSDISVSGTGTSRSPCSQDSGGSDLDLDPTELKLFSSNDGCADYEKGDSKHGKRKRGRPRKLSKESRDCLDTKKSKHSPRGTHLWEFIRDILLHPELNEGLMKWEDRREGVFKFLRSEAVAQLWGQKKKNSSMTYEKLSRAMRYYYKREILERVDGRRLVYKFGKNSSGWKEEEVSTRK; translated from the exons ATGGCGGGATCCTGCGAAATCAGCAACATCTTCTCCAACTACATCAGCGCCATGTACCAGCCGGAGGAGGCGCAGCCGCCCCTGGAACTGCTGGCACACCTGGGGAAGGAGGACAGCCTTGTGCCGCCCGCCGAGAGCCCAG AGAAGCCGGCGTGGTTCAGCGAGTTCCCCTACCTCTGGAGCAAGGCGCAGGTGCTGGAGTGGATCAGCTACCACGTGGAGAAGAACAAGTATGACGCCAGCGCCATCAACTTCTCCTGCTGCAACATGGACGGCTACACGCTCTGCCACTGCACGCAGGAGCAGCTGCGGCTCGTCTTCGGGCCCCTCGGGGACGAGCTGTACAGCCGCCTCCACGAGATCA TCTCGGTCTCGGACGAGCTGAGCTGGATCATTGACCTGCTGGAGAAGGATGACGCGTCTTCCCAAGAGATCTTCCTGAACTCCGGTGCCTCCG AGCTGGGGAACTCATGCACGAAGGAATCCCTGGAGGAGATGAAATCCGCAAACCCTTTCTACCAGGCTGACTTGAGCTACTTCTCCGGTGCCCTGTCTCCAGGCAGCTCCGACATCTCTGTCTCAG GCACCGGGACGTCCCGCAGCCCCTGCTCTCAAGACTCCGGTGGAAGTGACCTAGATCTCGACCCGACAGAACTGAAACTCTTCTCCTCGAACG ATGGCTGTGCCGACTACGAGAAAGGGGACAGCAAGCACGGCAAGCGGAAAAGGGGCCGGCCCCGGAAGCTCAGCAAGGAGAGCAGAGACTGCCTGGACACCAAGAAGAGCAAGCACT CCCCCAGAGGGACTCACCTGTGGGAGTTTATCCGGGACATCCTGCTGCACCCCGAGCTGAACGAGGGGCTGATGAAGTGGGAGGACCGGCGCGAGGGCGTCTTCAAGTTCCTGCGCTCGGAGGCGGTGGCCCAGCTCTGGGGGCAGAAGAAGAAGAACAGCAGCATGACCTACGAGAAGCTGAGCCGGGCCATGAG GTACTACTACAAGCGGGAGATCCTGGAGCGGGTCGACGGGAGGCGGCTGGTCTACAAGTTTGGGAAGAACTCCAGCggctggaaggaggaggaagtcTCGACCCGAAAATAA